The nucleotide sequence GACTGTATTGTTATAATTCCGACCTATAACGAAATTGAAAATATCGAAAGTATCATTCGCGCAGTGTTATCGCAGCATAAAAATTTTCATGTACTTATTATAGATGATAATTCGCCAGATCACACTGCTGATAAAGTGATGCTACTCCAGTCAGAATTTGAAGGGCGATTGTTTTTGGAAAAACGAATGAAAAAATCGGGCTTAGGTACTGCTTATGTTCATGGTTTTAAATGGGCAATTGAAAGAGGGTATGAGTTTATATTTGAAATGGATGCTGATTTTTCACACAACCCGAATGATTTAGAAAAATTATATAATGCTTGCCATTTTGGTGATGCTGATTTAGCTATTGGTTCTCGTTATAAAACAGGTGTTAATGTGGTCAATTGGCCATTGAACAGAGTTTTGATGTCCTATTTTGCATCTGTCTATGTTCGTATGATTACTGGAATGCAAATTCATGATGCAACTGCTGGTTTTGTATGTTATAAAAAACAGGTG is from Flavobacterium sp. NG2 and encodes:
- a CDS encoding polyprenol monophosphomannose synthase, with protein sequence MSDCIVIIPTYNEIENIESIIRAVLSQHKNFHVLIIDDNSPDHTADKVMLLQSEFEGRLFLEKRMKKSGLGTAYVHGFKWAIERGYEFIFEMDADFSHNPNDLEKLYNACHFGDADLAIGSRYKTGVNVVNWPLNRVLMSYFASVYVRMITGMQIHDATAGFVCYKKQVLETINLDKIKFVGYAFQIEMKYRTYCKKFSIAEVPIIFTDRTKGQSKMSNSIIVEAVFGVISLRLKKIFNTL